In Sulfitobacter sp. OXR-159, one DNA window encodes the following:
- a CDS encoding sensor histidine kinase encodes MKATNLTSVNLEKGGDIAALRQIALTLTEAMRFTSFERTRTVTAAVELGRNAIEHGQKGRARFSLTDVNGKPALGLTVIDQGRGIEEDKLDPTRDIVSETGMGLGLRGVQRIAARFDVDTGQEGTRVHAEFLLPEPQCAVEQIKADALAALEAYNAKDPTAALTEQNRELSEGIADRDLLMQELHHRTGNNLALIVALIRMSKSQAKEDETRQVLRELETRVGALSKAHELMQRSTDSTDLDLSDMLDEVTKNAERAFTGDRQSIGIKLICPSLKMDNKLAVDIGLIVGELITNAYKHAFKGRDKGVITIEVTQESDEGLTLKVYDDGVGLPEDAKRPERSDSLGWRMIRTLTFQHEATLKVEGQDGLCVEIRFPAQG; translated from the coding sequence ATGAAAGCTACGAACCTCACGTCGGTGAACCTTGAAAAAGGCGGCGATATCGCGGCCCTGCGCCAGATTGCCCTGACCCTGACCGAAGCGATGCGCTTTACCTCTTTCGAGCGGACGCGCACCGTCACCGCCGCTGTGGAACTGGGCCGCAATGCCATTGAGCATGGGCAAAAGGGCCGCGCGCGGTTTTCGCTGACGGATGTCAATGGCAAGCCCGCCCTCGGCCTGACAGTGATTGATCAAGGCCGCGGCATCGAGGAAGACAAGCTTGACCCCACCCGCGACATCGTGTCGGAGACGGGCATGGGGCTGGGCCTGCGCGGCGTGCAACGTATCGCGGCCCGCTTTGATGTGGACACCGGCCAAGAGGGAACGCGGGTCCATGCGGAGTTTCTGCTGCCCGAACCGCAATGCGCTGTTGAACAGATCAAGGCCGACGCCCTCGCGGCGCTGGAGGCTTATAACGCCAAAGACCCGACCGCCGCGCTGACCGAACAGAACCGCGAGTTGAGCGAAGGCATTGCCGACCGTGACCTCTTGATGCAGGAATTGCACCACCGCACGGGCAACAACCTTGCCCTGATCGTGGCGCTGATCCGGATGAGCAAGAGCCAAGCCAAAGAGGACGAGACCCGCCAAGTGCTGCGCGAGTTGGAAACCCGCGTCGGCGCGCTCTCCAAGGCGCATGAGTTGATGCAACGCTCAACCGACAGCACCGACCTTGATCTGTCTGATATGCTGGATGAAGTCACCAAGAACGCCGAACGCGCCTTTACCGGGGATCGCCAGAGCATCGGCATCAAGCTGATTTGCCCCAGCCTTAAGATGGACAACAAACTGGCTGTCGACATCGGGCTGATCGTGGGCGAGTTGATCACCAACGCCTATAAACACGCTTTCAAAGGGCGCGACAAAGGGGTGATCACCATTGAGGTCACGCAAGAGAGCGATGAAGGTCTGACGCTGAAAGTCTATGACGATGGTGTCGGCCTTCCCGAAGATGCCAAACGGCCCGAGCGGTCGGATTCGCTGGGCTGGCGGATGATCCGCACGCTCACCTTTCAGCATGAAGCGACGCTGAAGGTCGAGGGCCAAGACGGGCTTTGCGTCGAGATCCGCTTCCCCGCACAGGGCTAA
- a CDS encoding ATP-binding protein: MKQWVEVQDQSAIAVVRRAARRLAAQHDWPKHRTDELAIVATEATTNILRYAEKGRALINAPAEGKGDKIVMIFTDRGPGISDMDHMFQDGMSSGDSAGLGLGAIRRLSDEFDIFSGSEVGTTIVCSFAKDSPPCATHGVEAVGLRVCHPNEEECGDDYLLRQTPKATDILVCDGLGHGPEAAAASLEVTEAVTATRSFNSEPGAVMREVTEQLIGKRGAVAALVHIAQPQMVLRYAALGNIATLRVRNGEVKRLPVRDGRIGARATRGYEETFDLEPGDLMILHSDGLKTLRDSYLPQGLLWKSPLLIAGFLLDRAFRGRDDASIVVIRIARDAD; this comes from the coding sequence ATGAAACAATGGGTCGAAGTTCAGGACCAAAGCGCCATCGCCGTGGTCCGCCGCGCCGCACGGCGTCTGGCCGCCCAGCACGATTGGCCGAAACACCGGACCGACGAGTTGGCCATCGTCGCCACCGAAGCCACGACCAACATCCTGCGCTACGCCGAGAAAGGCCGCGCCCTGATCAATGCCCCGGCCGAGGGGAAGGGCGACAAGATCGTGATGATCTTTACCGACCGGGGCCCCGGCATCAGCGATATGGATCACATGTTCCAAGACGGCATGAGCAGTGGCGATTCCGCCGGGCTGGGCCTTGGCGCGATCCGCCGTCTGTCGGATGAATTCGACATCTTCAGCGGGTCCGAGGTCGGCACCACCATCGTTTGCAGCTTTGCCAAAGACAGCCCCCCCTGCGCGACCCATGGGGTCGAGGCCGTGGGCCTGCGGGTCTGTCACCCGAACGAAGAGGAATGCGGCGACGACTATCTGCTGCGGCAAACGCCAAAAGCCACTGATATTCTGGTTTGCGATGGCTTGGGCCATGGCCCCGAGGCCGCAGCCGCATCGCTGGAGGTGACAGAGGCCGTCACCGCCACCCGCAGCTTCAACAGCGAGCCGGGTGCCGTGATGCGTGAGGTGACCGAGCAATTGATCGGCAAGCGCGGCGCGGTGGCGGCCCTTGTGCATATCGCGCAGCCGCAGATGGTGCTGCGCTATGCCGCTTTGGGCAATATCGCCACCCTGCGGGTCCGCAATGGCGAGGTCAAACGCCTGCCGGTCCGCGACGGCCGGATTGGCGCACGCGCCACGCGGGGCTATGAAGAGACCTTTGACCTTGAACCGGGGGATCTGATGATCCTGCACAGCGACGGGTTGAAAACCCTGCGCGACAGCTATCTTCCACAGGGTCTATTGTGGAAATCCCCGCTCTTGATCGCTGGCTTCCTGCTCGACCGGGCATTTCGCGGGCGTGACGACGCCTCCATCGTGGTCATACGCATTGCACGGGACGCGGACTGA
- a CDS encoding ATP-binding protein, which produces MPLPSYAAFDEKDLGAQVLLSQFKLNTSGDAVTVRQAVARYMKEHGASALNVTRFATAVSEIARNAIVHAGGGEFSIYVDPKAKQLSVVCWDKGPGIEDVALALTDGYTSGGGLGRGLGGAQRLAKKFEIRTAVGGGTSVMMSVNL; this is translated from the coding sequence ATGCCCTTGCCCAGCTACGCCGCGTTTGACGAAAAGGACCTTGGGGCGCAGGTTCTTCTCTCTCAGTTCAAACTAAATACCAGCGGTGACGCGGTGACGGTGCGCCAAGCCGTGGCGCGCTACATGAAAGAACACGGCGCCTCGGCGCTGAATGTCACACGTTTCGCCACCGCCGTCAGCGAAATCGCCCGCAATGCGATCGTTCACGCTGGCGGAGGTGAATTTTCCATCTATGTCGATCCGAAGGCCAAGCAGCTTAGCGTGGTTTGTTGGGACAAGGGACCGGGGATCGAGGACGTGGCACTGGCCCTGACGGACGGCTATACTTCGGGCGGCGGCCTTGGCCGTGGTTTGGGCGGCGCACAGCGGCTGGCCAAGAAATTTGAAATCCGCACCGCCGTCGGCGGGGGCACCAGCGTGATGATGAGTGTGAACCTATGA
- a CDS encoding STAS domain-containing protein, with the protein MAGVTSINLVEHALLVSIQDDITDTEILELQDRLSNKISENRIDGVILDISALEIVDTFVGRVIAQLAGISRLLAADTYVVGMRPTVAVTLVELGMYLPEIRTALSLTHALAQLRRV; encoded by the coding sequence GTGGCCGGTGTCACGTCGATTAATCTGGTCGAACATGCGCTCCTCGTTTCGATACAGGATGACATCACGGACACCGAGATCTTGGAGCTTCAAGACCGGTTGTCGAACAAAATATCCGAGAACCGCATCGACGGGGTGATCCTCGATATCTCAGCGCTTGAGATTGTCGACACTTTCGTGGGCCGTGTGATCGCGCAGTTGGCGGGGATTTCCCGTCTGCTGGCGGCGGATACCTATGTTGTCGGCATGCGCCCCACGGTGGCGGTCACGTTGGTCGAGCTTGGCATGTACCTGCCGGAAATTCGCACCGCGTTAAGCCTGACCCATGCCCTTGCCCAGCTACGCCGCGTTTGA
- a CDS encoding STAS domain-containing protein has translation MPQSATANILTVLDTDFKGIIEEWLGTQVKEGVKRSDLFSDAESRNQNRELLKAFSKGVRDGISGEDFDFDDTQWDDLRAVLADVSRERVNRGVTPTEMATFVLALKAPLFKRLEAMQDSEHGVLIRDVMLVTRLVDAFAIYTNEIFILEREQIIDRQRQEMLELSTPVVELWDRVLTLPLIGTLDSARAQEVMENLLQTILERQAEVVIMDITGVGTVDTQVAQHLLRAAAAVRLMGAECIISGISPMIAQTMVQLGIDVGTVSTRSSIRTALSDALLTVGYVIKKTEGQ, from the coding sequence ATGCCGCAATCTGCTACGGCCAATATTCTGACTGTTCTCGACACCGATTTCAAAGGTATCATCGAGGAGTGGCTGGGAACGCAGGTCAAAGAGGGCGTGAAACGTTCTGACCTGTTCTCCGATGCGGAGAGCCGGAACCAGAACCGCGAATTGCTCAAAGCCTTTTCCAAAGGTGTGCGCGATGGCATCTCGGGCGAAGATTTCGATTTCGATGATACCCAATGGGACGATCTGCGCGCCGTTCTGGCCGATGTGAGCCGTGAACGTGTCAACCGCGGCGTGACCCCAACCGAGATGGCGACCTTTGTGCTGGCGTTGAAAGCGCCGCTGTTCAAACGGCTCGAAGCGATGCAAGACAGCGAACACGGCGTATTGATCCGCGACGTGATGCTGGTCACCCGTCTGGTCGATGCCTTTGCCATCTACACCAACGAGATTTTCATTCTTGAGCGTGAGCAGATCATCGATCGTCAACGCCAAGAAATGCTGGAACTGTCGACCCCGGTCGTCGAGCTTTGGGACCGCGTTTTGACCCTGCCGCTGATCGGCACGCTGGATTCCGCCCGCGCCCAAGAGGTGATGGAGAACCTGCTGCAAACCATTCTGGAGCGGCAGGCCGAAGTGGTCATCATGGACATCACCGGCGTCGGCACCGTCGACACGCAGGTGGCACAACACCTGCTGCGCGCCGCCGCTGCCGTGCGTCTGATGGGTGCCGAGTGCATCATCAGTGGCATCAGCCCGATGATCGCCCAGACCATGGTGCAGCTTGGCATTGATGTCGGCACCGTTTCCACCCGGTCGAGCATCCGCACCGCCCTGTCGGACGCGCTGCTGACCGTGGGCTATGTGATCAAGAAGACCGAGGGCCAATAA
- a CDS encoding quaternary amine ABC transporter ATP-binding protein, with translation MTDDIKISVRNLYKIFGDDPQGALEKVRGGMSKTDLQAETGHVLGLNNINVDMPAGKTTVIMGLSGSGKSTLIRHLNRLIDPTSGEVIMNGENILDYNERRLREMRKHKMSMVFQKFALLPHRTVLENTGLSWEIEGKNRSKYAAEATKWLNRVGLEGQGEQYPAQLSGGMQQRVGIARALTSNSDVMLMDEAFSALDPLIRTDMQDLLIELQEELHKTVIFITHDLDEALKLADHLVILKDGFIVQQGEPQHILLNPNDPYIEAFVSDINRARVLRVRSVMEKTEVPPADVAGEVDFDDTLESIIAVSGGDTTNNYRVMREGKQVGVLHMRDLVRALVPRHPGEAA, from the coding sequence ATGACAGACGATATCAAGATTTCCGTCCGCAACCTCTATAAGATCTTCGGCGATGACCCGCAGGGCGCGCTGGAGAAGGTGCGCGGCGGCATGAGCAAGACCGACCTTCAGGCCGAAACAGGCCATGTGCTGGGTCTTAACAACATCAACGTGGACATGCCTGCGGGCAAGACCACGGTGATCATGGGGCTGTCGGGTTCGGGCAAATCGACCCTGATCCGGCACCTCAACCGCCTCATTGACCCCACCTCGGGCGAAGTGATCATGAACGGCGAGAACATCCTCGACTACAACGAGCGTCGCCTGCGCGAGATGCGCAAGCACAAGATGTCGATGGTGTTCCAAAAGTTCGCCCTGCTGCCGCATCGCACGGTGTTGGAAAACACCGGGCTCAGCTGGGAGATCGAAGGCAAGAACCGCAGCAAATACGCGGCTGAGGCCACCAAATGGCTGAACCGCGTCGGGCTGGAGGGTCAAGGAGAGCAGTACCCCGCGCAGCTATCAGGCGGGATGCAGCAGCGTGTTGGCATTGCCCGCGCGCTCACGTCGAACTCTGACGTGATGCTGATGGACGAGGCGTTCTCCGCGCTCGACCCGCTGATCCGCACCGACATGCAGGATCTGCTGATCGAGTTGCAAGAAGAACTGCATAAGACCGTGATCTTCATCACCCACGATCTGGACGAGGCGCTAAAACTGGCGGACCATCTGGTGATCCTCAAAGACGGGTTCATCGTCCAGCAGGGCGAGCCACAGCATATCCTTCTGAACCCCAATGATCCCTACATCGAAGCCTTCGTCAGCGACATCAACCGCGCGCGGGTGCTGCGGGTACGGTCGGTCATGGAGAAGACCGAGGTGCCGCCTGCAGATGTGGCCGGTGAGGTCGATTTCGACGACACGCTGGAAAGCATCATCGCGGTTTCCGGAGGGGATACGACCAACAACTACCGCGTCATGCGCGAGGGCAAACAGGTCGGCGTGTTGCATATGCGTGATCTGGTCCGGGCGCTGGTCCCACGGCATCCCGGCGAGGCGGCATAA
- a CDS encoding ABC transporter permease translates to MATYDNFFDQLGLRGWCGDDQGGGLSSMADLMGQAGGDTDTTLWDTPFPSLDALHDSCDAIPQSRDLTQGLEQGFLAIKDNLKVVVDPLTQPLSWALENALWIMQAVPWFVMIPLLMAITFAVGRSLKLVGLVALVFGFLAFIDFYEHTMQTLAIIFVCAFICVLLGVPIGIAMSRSDRVQRTMIPILDMLQTLPPFVYLIPLIFLFSVTEPKLYGIAIILYAIVPVVRLTDLGIRLVDKDVIEAADAFGMTNRQKLYKVQIPLALPNIMAGVNQTIMMSLAMVVIASLVSAPGLGVLVLRGIRSLELGVGLLSGLGIVLLAIILDRVTKAALARINAAQK, encoded by the coding sequence ATGGCGACTTACGATAACTTCTTTGACCAGCTCGGCCTGCGCGGCTGGTGCGGCGATGACCAAGGCGGTGGGCTTAGCTCCATGGCCGATCTCATGGGGCAAGCGGGCGGTGATACCGACACGACGCTCTGGGACACGCCCTTCCCTTCGCTGGATGCGCTGCACGACAGTTGCGACGCCATCCCGCAGTCGCGCGACCTGACCCAAGGGCTGGAGCAAGGCTTCCTCGCCATCAAGGACAATCTTAAAGTTGTTGTCGACCCATTGACCCAACCGCTAAGCTGGGCGCTGGAAAATGCGCTGTGGATCATGCAGGCAGTGCCGTGGTTCGTGATGATCCCGCTTTTGATGGCGATCACCTTTGCCGTGGGCCGTTCGCTCAAGCTGGTGGGTCTGGTGGCGCTGGTCTTTGGCTTCCTCGCCTTTATCGACTTTTACGAACACACCATGCAGACGTTGGCGATCATCTTTGTCTGCGCCTTTATATGTGTGCTTTTGGGCGTGCCCATCGGCATCGCCATGTCGCGCAGTGACCGGGTGCAGCGCACGATGATCCCGATCTTAGATATGCTGCAAACCCTGCCGCCCTTCGTCTACCTGATCCCGCTGATCTTCCTGTTCTCGGTGACTGAGCCCAAGCTCTACGGCATCGCGATCATCCTTTACGCCATCGTGCCGGTGGTGCGTCTGACCGACCTTGGCATCCGTCTGGTCGACAAAGACGTGATTGAGGCCGCCGACGCCTTTGGCATGACCAACCGTCAAAAGCTTTACAAGGTGCAGATCCCGCTGGCGCTGCCCAACATCATGGCCGGTGTGAACCAGACCATCATGATGAGCCTTGCCATGGTCGTTATCGCCTCGCTGGTTTCGGCCCCCGGTCTGGGCGTGCTGGTGCTGCGCGGCATTCGGAGCCTTGAATTGGGCGTGGGCCTCCTGTCGGGTCTGGGGATCGTGCTGCTTGCGATCATCCTCGACCGGGTCACCAAAGCCGCGCTTGCGCGGATCAACGCGGCGCAGAAGTGA
- a CDS encoding ABC transporter substrate-binding protein, translating into MKRYLLGTAFAVATPMAAAAQDCGEVSIAEMNWASAQIVTAVTEFLLVQGYSCDVTVVPSDTTPAVTSLSENNEPDIVPELWPNSAGDAYKKLKADGKIVELTSVLDPGGVEGWWVPTYLVDEHPELATIEGILENPELVGGMFNNCPDGWGCRIVSDNLARAYDLEGNGIEVFDHGSGETMVTSMASAYESKEPWFGYYWAPTTPLGKYDMTSVDLGEFDEAAHSANQNADNPEPKPSAFPTAPVLTVMTKDFHDNNPEIAEFIGNVSFKTEEMSKLLAWQGESNASNEEAAVYYLQNNKDVWAEWLSDDARGNLSKLLDQ; encoded by the coding sequence ATGAAACGCTATTTGCTTGGCACGGCCTTTGCCGTTGCAACCCCGATGGCCGCCGCCGCTCAGGACTGCGGCGAAGTCTCGATCGCGGAAATGAACTGGGCGTCGGCACAGATCGTCACCGCCGTGACCGAATTCCTGCTGGTTCAGGGCTATTCCTGCGATGTGACCGTGGTTCCGTCGGACACCACGCCCGCCGTGACATCGCTGTCGGAAAACAACGAGCCGGACATCGTGCCCGAACTGTGGCCGAACTCCGCCGGTGACGCTTACAAAAAGCTGAAAGCGGACGGCAAGATCGTTGAGCTGACTTCCGTGCTTGATCCCGGTGGTGTCGAAGGCTGGTGGGTGCCGACCTATCTTGTGGATGAGCATCCCGAGCTTGCCACCATCGAAGGCATCTTGGAAAACCCCGAACTGGTCGGCGGCATGTTCAACAACTGTCCCGATGGCTGGGGCTGCCGCATCGTGAGCGACAACCTCGCCCGCGCCTATGACCTCGAAGGCAATGGCATCGAAGTTTTTGACCACGGCTCGGGTGAGACGATGGTGACCTCGATGGCGTCGGCCTATGAAAGCAAAGAGCCATGGTTCGGCTACTATTGGGCCCCAACCACGCCGCTGGGCAAATACGACATGACCAGCGTCGATCTGGGCGAATTTGACGAGGCCGCGCACAGCGCCAACCAGAACGCCGACAACCCAGAGCCCAAGCCTTCGGCCTTCCCGACGGCACCGGTTCTGACCGTGATGACCAAGGATTTCCACGACAACAATCCTGAAATCGCGGAATTCATCGGCAACGTCTCCTTCAAGACCGAAGAGATGAGCAAGCTGCTGGCATGGCAGGGCGAAAGCAACGCTTCGAATGAAGAAGCGGCTGTTTACTACCTGCAGAACAACAAGGACGTCTGGGCCGAATGGCTGAGCGACGACGCCCGTGGCAACCTGTCGAAGCTGCTTGACCAGTAA
- a CDS encoding DUF1127 domain-containing protein codes for MHFRLLKNTNQIAGMPGTAFNGTIGQVANAEGLALVAMLRRALRDTARRWERNRTLSTLNAMDDRLLQDIGLNRKDIPQHIRGMESFSRR; via the coding sequence ATGCATTTCCGCCTGCTGAAGAACACCAACCAGATCGCCGGGATGCCCGGAACCGCCTTTAACGGCACCATCGGTCAAGTCGCCAACGCCGAGGGTCTGGCCCTTGTCGCCATGCTGCGGCGTGCCCTGCGCGACACCGCGCGCCGTTGGGAGCGCAACCGCACGCTGTCGACGCTGAACGCGATGGATGACCGTCTGCTGCAGGATATTGGCCTAAACCGCAAAGACATCCCCCAGCATATCCGCGGCATGGAAAGTTTTTCCCGCCGCTGA
- a CDS encoding Hint domain-containing protein, whose protein sequence is MIRTLDFNAFSAGTIIDDEYADLGVTVSASGGSGDAMIFDSANPTGGDNDLASDTLEGLLIVSEDGDQSDPDDNAGGGSLFFDFDDMVRMKGVTFKDIEETSGEGTRVIFYDDNGDVIQNHYVQPTGDGGERFVQFNIDGVSRFEVRFEGSGAIDNVIFDDDKPAGGGNDAPVAEDDVLEIDEDTSGTVDVLGNDSDSDGDTLTITMASCPVGDVIINDDGTLTLTPNADFNGETTITYTVDDGNGGTDTGTVNVTVNPVNDAPEANDDTASTTGTEAVVIPVLDNDTDVDGDTLSVADASSDDGTVTINDDGTITFVADDGFTGDATITYTVSDPDGLTDEGSVTVTVGDGDPTRDGYVDGTAGDDLIDTAYTGDPDGDMIDNDDAILPGAEGDDDYVRAGDGDDTILAGDGDDIVEAGAGSDVVDGGDGDDMITTGNDDIAPDLGYPESDSDSLSFDPDADPENDRDSVDGGAGNDTISTGDDRDTITGGTGDDVIDAGIDDDWVDGGDGDDRIVGGEGNDSILGGAGNDTIFAGNDPDLGLDVLDIPDEDDASNPFTPDRVTDNGRDTVDGGSGNDVIYGADDADMLRGGSGDDYIDGQIDDDIIEGNTGNDTLLGGQGADSISGGQGNDELDGGTGDDTLRGNRDDDLLVGGAGDDVLDGGGENDTLIGDDGDDTLQGGQGDDLLDGGAGVDVMTGGADQDSFVNVNAGDDVDGGSAGMDFDTLDLRGSAPEGGRFEITYTSDDREDGFVDYFNEDGSDAGRLNFVEIENVIPCFTPGTKIATPRGEVLVEALEVGDRVITRDNGIQTIRWVGAREMTGAEFEKAAHLKPVLIRKGALGNALPERDMMVSPNHRVLVANEKTALYFEEREVLVAAKHLTGMEGIDVVEVSGTTYIHVMFDRHEVILSDGTWTESFQPGDMSLAGIGEEQRNEILELFPELATQDGIEGYTAARRSLKKHEASLLVK, encoded by the coding sequence ATGATTAGAACACTTGATTTCAATGCGTTCAGCGCAGGCACCATCATTGACGACGAATATGCGGACCTGGGCGTTACGGTTTCGGCCAGCGGCGGCTCTGGCGATGCGATGATCTTTGACAGCGCCAACCCCACGGGTGGCGACAACGATCTGGCCTCCGACACGCTTGAAGGTCTGCTGATCGTCTCCGAAGACGGCGACCAGAGCGACCCGGACGACAACGCCGGCGGCGGCAGCCTGTTCTTTGATTTCGATGACATGGTACGCATGAAGGGCGTCACCTTCAAAGACATCGAAGAGACCAGCGGCGAGGGCACCCGTGTCATCTTTTACGATGACAATGGCGACGTGATCCAGAACCACTACGTTCAGCCCACCGGCGACGGCGGCGAACGGTTCGTTCAGTTCAACATAGACGGCGTGTCGCGCTTCGAAGTGCGTTTCGAAGGCTCCGGCGCGATCGACAACGTGATCTTCGACGACGACAAGCCAGCAGGCGGCGGCAATGACGCGCCCGTGGCCGAAGACGATGTGCTTGAGATCGACGAAGACACCTCCGGCACCGTCGACGTGCTGGGCAATGACAGCGACAGCGATGGCGACACGCTGACCATCACCATGGCAAGCTGCCCCGTCGGGGATGTGATCATCAACGACGATGGCACGCTCACTCTGACGCCAAACGCGGATTTCAACGGCGAAACAACCATCACCTACACCGTGGATGACGGCAACGGCGGCACCGACACCGGCACCGTCAATGTCACCGTAAACCCGGTGAACGACGCCCCCGAGGCCAATGACGACACGGCCAGCACCACCGGCACCGAAGCGGTCGTAATCCCAGTCTTGGACAACGACACCGACGTGGACGGCGACACTTTGAGCGTTGCAGATGCGTCCAGCGACGATGGCACCGTGACAATCAACGACGATGGCACCATCACTTTTGTTGCCGATGACGGTTTCACCGGCGACGCGACGATCACCTACACCGTGTCCGACCCCGACGGTCTGACCGACGAAGGCTCCGTGACTGTGACCGTGGGTGACGGCGATCCGACCCGCGACGGTTATGTTGACGGCACCGCTGGCGACGATCTGATCGACACCGCCTATACCGGCGACCCCGATGGCGACATGATCGACAACGACGACGCGATCCTGCCCGGTGCCGAAGGCGATGACGACTATGTCCGCGCAGGCGACGGTGACGACACCATTCTGGCAGGCGACGGCGATGACATCGTCGAAGCCGGTGCGGGCTCTGACGTGGTCGACGGCGGTGACGGTGACGACATGATCACCACCGGCAACGACGATATCGCGCCTGATTTGGGCTACCCGGAAAGCGACAGCGACAGCTTGAGCTTTGACCCCGATGCCGATCCCGAGAACGACCGCGACTCCGTCGATGGCGGCGCGGGCAATGACACCATCTCGACCGGCGACGACCGTGACACCATCACCGGCGGCACGGGCGATGATGTGATCGACGCGGGCATCGACGACGATTGGGTTGATGGCGGCGACGGCGATGACCGTATCGTCGGCGGCGAGGGCAACGACAGCATCCTTGGTGGCGCTGGCAATGACACGATCTTTGCCGGCAATGATCCCGACCTCGGCCTTGATGTGCTCGACATCCCCGACGAAGATGATGCGTCCAACCCCTTCACCCCCGACCGTGTTACGGACAACGGGAGGGATACGGTCGACGGTGGTTCGGGCAATGACGTGATCTATGGCGCCGATGACGCCGACATGCTGCGCGGCGGTTCTGGCGATGACTATATCGACGGTCAGATCGACGATGACATCATCGAAGGCAACACCGGCAATGACACGCTGCTTGGCGGTCAAGGCGCCGACAGTATCTCGGGTGGTCAGGGCAATGATGAGCTTGACGGCGGCACCGGCGATGACACGCTACGCGGCAACCGTGACGATGACCTGCTGGTCGGCGGCGCGGGCGACGATGTGCTCGACGGTGGCGGCGAGAACGACACGCTGATCGGCGACGACGGCGATGACACGCTGCAGGGTGGTCAGGGCGACGATCTGCTTGACGGTGGTGCGGGGGTCGACGTGATGACCGGCGGTGCCGATCAGGACAGCTTCGTCAACGTAAACGCAGGCGATGATGTCGACGGTGGCAGCGCTGGCATGGACTTTGACACGCTCGATCTGCGCGGCTCGGCCCCTGAGGGTGGTCGCTTCGAGATCACCTATACATCGGACGACCGCGAAGACGGTTTCGTCGACTACTTCAACGAAGACGGCAGCGATGCCGGGCGTTTGAACTTTGTCGAGATCGAAAATGTCATCCCCTGTTTCACACCGGGCACCAAGATCGCCACGCCGCGCGGCGAGGTTCTCGTCGAGGCGCTTGAGGTCGGTGACCGGGTCATCACCCGCGACAACGGCATTCAGACGATCCGCTGGGTCGGTGCGCGTGAGATGACGGGGGCCGAGTTCGAAAAGGCCGCCCATCTCAAGCCGGTGCTGATCCGTAAGGGCGCGCTTGGCAATGCACTGCCCGAGCGTGACATGATGGTCAGCCCCAACCACCGCGTGTTGGTCGCCAACGAGAAAACGGCGCTCTACTTCGAAGAGCGTGAAGTGCTGGTTGCGGCGAAACACCTGACCGGCATGGAGGGCATCGACGTGGTCGAGGTCTCTGGCACCACTTACATCCACGTGATGTTCGACCGCCATGAGGTGATCTTGTCGGATGGCACATGGACCGAGAGCTTCCAGCCTGGTGACATGTCGCTGGCCGGTATCGGCGAAGAACAACGCAACGAAATCCTCGAACTCTTCCCCGAGCTTGCGACACAGGACGGCATCGAAGGCTACACCGCCGCCCGCCGGTCGCTGAAAAAGCACGAGGCCAGCTTGCTGGTGAAATAA
- a CDS encoding nucleotidyltransferase family protein: MTKASLPVILLAAGASSRMRGRDKLMEDVDGQPLLRRQTRLAQSVGPVMVALPPAPHPRYTALTGLDITPLPIPDAAEGMGASLRRAFTDLPPDTAAAMVMLADMPDLEPSDLACLAASVDLSSETLVWRATTEDGRPGHPIIFAAALFDQLKRLSGDDGGRAVVHGAGARVQMVPLPGQRARLDLDTPEDWAAWRKPQE, from the coding sequence ATGACAAAAGCCTCTCTGCCTGTGATCCTCCTCGCTGCCGGAGCCTCTTCCCGGATGCGAGGGCGCGACAAATTGATGGAAGACGTGGACGGCCAGCCCCTGTTGCGCCGTCAGACGCGGTTGGCGCAAAGCGTCGGCCCCGTGATGGTCGCCCTGCCGCCCGCGCCGCATCCGCGCTACACGGCCCTGACCGGGCTGGATATCACGCCGCTTCCCATTCCCGATGCGGCCGAGGGCATGGGCGCCAGCCTGCGCCGCGCCTTTACGGACCTGCCCCCGGACACGGCGGCGGCCATGGTGATGTTGGCCGACATGCCCGACCTTGAGCCCAGCGATCTGGCCTGCCTTGCGGCCTCGGTTGATCTAAGCAGTGAGACGTTGGTCTGGCGCGCCACGACAGAGGATGGCAGGCCGGGGCATCCGATCATCTTTGCCGCCGCGCTGTTTGACCAACTCAAGCGCCTCAGCGGCGATGATGGGGGCCGCGCGGTGGTGCACGGCGCAGGCGCGCGGGTGCAGATGGTGCCCCTGCCCGGTCAACGCGCGCGGCTTGACCTCGACACGCCCGAAGATTGGGCCGCGTGGCGAAAGCCGCAGGAATAA